In Herbaspirillum seropedicae, a single window of DNA contains:
- a CDS encoding cytochrome c, producing MHKTLLTVLLAALMAGSALAQTTDSNTTPSADATASAAAPAPAPAISPEAALIERGHYLAIASDCIACHTAPRGKPMAGGLAIASPVGEIIATNITPSKTHGIGNYTEEQFAAALRRGVRADGANLYPAMPYTAYAALSDADVQALYAYFMKGVAPVDVATRPTDLPFPMNLRWSMKAWNALFLKEQPLPPQPQRSAQWLRGRYLAEGPAHCSTCHTPRGWLMQEKPDLQLAGAQVGPWYAPNITSHPSAGIGSWSQDDLVAYLRTGRLEGRAQAAGSMAEAITHSFSRLTEEDLRAIAVYIKDRPAIATGDAQGSGSRFDQGKAGNALAQFRGRTLSAESPEEIRGARIFSASCASCHGYNGQGSRDGYYPSLFRNSATAGVNANNLIATILYGVDRETEQGGHVFMPPFGDQPNALNKLSNADVAALSNYLLKYYGKPAATVKAEDVEVIRQGGPRSPLLLMARIGMGVAVAVLVLLLLVGLMVALRKRPDPEHDWK from the coding sequence ATGCACAAGACTCTCTTGACCGTCCTGCTGGCCGCGCTGATGGCTGGTTCTGCCCTGGCGCAAACCACCGACAGCAACACCACCCCGAGCGCCGACGCAACGGCATCCGCAGCTGCGCCAGCGCCCGCACCGGCCATCTCCCCCGAGGCCGCCCTGATCGAGCGCGGCCATTACCTGGCCATCGCATCGGACTGCATCGCCTGCCACACCGCACCGCGCGGCAAACCCATGGCCGGCGGCCTGGCCATTGCCTCGCCGGTGGGCGAGATCATCGCCACCAACATCACGCCCTCCAAGACGCATGGCATCGGTAATTACACCGAGGAACAATTTGCGGCGGCCCTGCGCCGGGGCGTGCGCGCCGATGGCGCCAACCTGTATCCGGCCATGCCCTACACCGCCTATGCGGCCCTGAGCGACGCCGACGTGCAGGCGCTGTATGCCTACTTCATGAAGGGCGTGGCCCCGGTGGATGTGGCCACGCGCCCGACCGACCTGCCCTTCCCGATGAACCTGCGCTGGTCGATGAAGGCGTGGAATGCGCTCTTCCTGAAGGAGCAGCCGCTGCCGCCACAGCCGCAGCGTTCGGCGCAATGGCTGCGTGGCCGCTACCTGGCCGAAGGTCCGGCGCATTGCAGCACCTGCCACACGCCGCGCGGCTGGCTGATGCAGGAAAAGCCCGACCTGCAACTCGCCGGCGCCCAGGTCGGCCCCTGGTACGCGCCCAATATCACTTCCCATCCCAGCGCCGGCATCGGCAGCTGGAGCCAGGATGATCTGGTCGCCTACCTGCGCACGGGCCGCCTGGAAGGCCGCGCCCAGGCTGCCGGCAGCATGGCCGAGGCGATCACGCACAGTTTCTCCAGGCTGACCGAGGAAGACCTGCGCGCCATTGCCGTGTACATCAAGGATCGTCCGGCCATCGCCACTGGCGATGCGCAAGGCAGCGGCAGCCGCTTCGACCAGGGAAAGGCCGGTAACGCCCTGGCGCAGTTCCGTGGCCGCACGCTCAGCGCCGAGAGTCCGGAAGAGATCCGTGGCGCGCGCATCTTCTCGGCCAGCTGCGCCTCCTGCCATGGCTACAATGGCCAGGGCAGCCGCGACGGCTACTATCCCAGCCTGTTCCGCAACTCCGCCACCGCAGGCGTGAATGCCAACAACCTCATCGCCACCATCCTCTACGGCGTAGACCGCGAGACGGAGCAAGGCGGCCATGTCTTCATGCCCCCCTTCGGCGACCAGCCCAATGCGCTCAACAAGCTCTCCAATGCGGACGTGGCGGCCTTGTCCAACTACCTGCTGAAGTACTATGGCAAGCCTGCAGCCACCGTCAAGGCCGAGGACGTGGAAGTGATCCGCCAGGGAGGGCCG